In the Chlorobium limicola DSM 245 genome, one interval contains:
- a CDS encoding asparaginase — MSGNMKIAVLYTGGTIGCEGIPLAPVSGELFRKRVYALPCFRNGSIRCSEGDIVFSIEWTANPVDSSDLMPLDWVAMASWVLEHYACYDGFVILHGTDTMSWSASALSFLLQGLSKPVVFTGSQLPLASGRTDAVQNLLTAIMFAANFRIPEVTLFFDHLLLRGNRSVKVDSRSFNAFLSPNYPVLGSAGTDMTVNHRVLLDPPGGSVSLDEQRNHALRSREITELSRVLPEYSVIALTLFPGIQAGMVDALLTLSPSLKGIVLKSFGSGNAPASSGFIDALARAADKGVVIVDATQVLSGRVEMKRYETGYQLQRKVHAVCGHDLTAEATLAKLICLTGRAMIDGHGRESVEQGIETVLCGEMTL; from the coding sequence ATGAGCGGAAACATGAAGATAGCGGTACTCTATACCGGCGGAACCATCGGGTGTGAGGGTATCCCGCTTGCTCCGGTGAGCGGTGAGCTTTTCAGAAAGAGAGTTTACGCTCTGCCCTGTTTCAGGAACGGCAGCATCCGTTGTTCGGAGGGTGATATTGTGTTCAGCATCGAATGGACGGCAAATCCTGTGGACAGCTCGGATCTTATGCCGCTTGATTGGGTGGCAATGGCTTCATGGGTGCTTGAGCATTATGCGTGTTATGATGGTTTTGTGATTCTGCATGGAACCGATACCATGTCGTGGAGTGCTTCGGCCCTCTCTTTTCTGCTTCAAGGGCTTTCCAAACCGGTTGTATTCACCGGATCGCAACTGCCGCTTGCATCCGGGCGAACCGATGCCGTGCAGAATCTCCTTACAGCGATCATGTTTGCGGCGAATTTTCGAATTCCCGAAGTAACTCTTTTTTTCGATCATCTTCTTCTGAGAGGAAACCGTTCTGTCAAGGTGGATTCCCGTTCGTTCAATGCCTTTCTTTCGCCGAACTATCCGGTACTCGGCAGTGCCGGAACGGATATGACCGTGAACCACAGGGTTCTGCTTGATCCTCCGGGGGGTTCTGTTTCATTGGACGAGCAACGAAACCACGCTCTGCGGAGCCGAGAGATTACGGAGCTGAGTCGGGTACTGCCGGAGTATTCTGTGATTGCCCTGACGCTTTTTCCGGGTATTCAGGCCGGCATGGTGGATGCTCTGCTTACTCTTTCGCCTTCGTTGAAAGGTATCGTGCTGAAATCGTTCGGTTCGGGCAATGCACCGGCTTCAAGCGGGTTTATCGACGCACTTGCAAGGGCTGCCGATAAGGGTGTTGTGATTGTCGATGCGACCCAGGTACTCTCAGGCCGGGTAGAAATGAAGCGGTATGAAACCGGTTATCAACTGCAACGAAAGGTGCATGCGGTATGCGGACATGATCTTACGGCTGAAGCGACGCTTGCAAAGCTGATCTGTCTGACAGGGAGAGCCATGATCGATGGACATGGCCGTGAATCGGTTGAACAGGGAATCGAAACCGTGCTCTGCGGAGAGATGACCCTGTAG
- a CDS encoding nucleoside deaminase, which yields MELSRLNVLHSTGGPFGAAVFTSKTGRLIAAGVNVVVESRCSHAHAEMVALAAAEHYLKTYDLGLPELPDLELVTSTEPCAMCFGAIIWSGIRKVISGATSRDAEAAGFDEGPKPDNWIACLETRGITVVSEVCRAEAGTVLKAYNAGGGQIYNPQRTG from the coding sequence ATCGAGCTGTCCCGTCTCAATGTTCTGCACTCTACCGGCGGACCTTTCGGAGCTGCCGTATTTACGAGCAAAACCGGCAGACTTATTGCCGCCGGCGTCAATGTCGTTGTCGAAAGCCGCTGCTCACATGCCCATGCGGAAATGGTTGCGCTCGCAGCTGCGGAACACTATCTGAAAACATACGACCTCGGCTTGCCGGAACTGCCGGATCTTGAACTGGTCACATCGACAGAGCCTTGCGCCATGTGTTTCGGTGCGATTATCTGGTCGGGAATCAGAAAGGTCATCTCGGGAGCGACCAGCCGCGATGCAGAAGCTGCCGGATTTGACGAAGGCCCGAAACCTGACAACTGGATAGCATGCCTTGAAACGCGGGGCATTACCGTTGTCTCCGAGGTATGCAGAGCCGAAGCCGGAACCGTTCTGAAAGCATACAACGCCGGTGGTGGCCAGATTTATAATCCGCAACGGACAGGATAA
- a CDS encoding IS1634 family transposase yields the protein MAFRVHHHNKKTGVTYVYEAVSIWDKELKQARNKQVCVGKIDPVSGEFVPSKRLDPKQAAVRDPAVTASVQVVGPAFVLEPIAERIGLRSILKSAFPESHEQLFAMASYLATEGGALCLCASWAKGHLPDLVPSLSSQRISELLAAISVDRKQTFFAKWMKKRMADDYLCYDITSISSYSELNEFVKYGYNRDEEQLPQINLAMLFGQKSGLPVYYHRTPGNINDVSTLHNLVETFKALEVGRMHYVMDKGFYSRKNVDDLVAHRDHFTLSVPLNNRWVQQAIDEIHDTIHGPEGYRKLDDEILYVNSRLYPWGTRRCYLHLYYNAGNRARAIDSFNESLLEYREELESGHLLAAHQKAYDEFFIVKTTPKRGTKVSYNTEAITRHISRYAGFQALLSSGIKDPVEALRVYRDKDSVEKCFDDLKNSLDMKRLRMHSSATVDGRLFVQFIALILMSALRKQMRESGLIEHYTVRELLMEMDTLTRINYSGKYGHILTELTKPQRQILKALDIPIHDLSEA from the coding sequence ATGGCTTTTCGAGTTCATCATCACAACAAGAAGACTGGCGTCACCTATGTCTACGAGGCGGTCTCCATCTGGGACAAGGAGCTCAAGCAGGCCAGGAACAAGCAGGTCTGCGTCGGCAAGATCGATCCGGTGAGCGGTGAGTTCGTGCCGTCAAAGCGGCTTGATCCTAAACAGGCTGCCGTTCGTGATCCTGCCGTGACCGCATCGGTGCAGGTAGTCGGGCCAGCCTTTGTGCTTGAGCCGATCGCTGAGCGCATCGGATTGCGCTCCATCCTGAAGTCGGCATTCCCGGAGTCGCATGAGCAACTCTTTGCCATGGCCTCTTATCTGGCTACCGAGGGCGGCGCATTGTGCTTGTGTGCATCATGGGCAAAGGGTCATCTGCCGGACCTTGTCCCATCGCTCTCCAGTCAGCGCATCAGTGAATTGCTGGCCGCCATCAGCGTAGACCGGAAGCAGACCTTTTTCGCCAAGTGGATGAAGAAGCGCATGGCGGATGATTACCTCTGCTACGACATTACTTCGATCTCTTCTTACTCGGAGCTGAACGAGTTTGTCAAGTACGGCTACAATCGGGATGAGGAGCAACTGCCCCAGATCAACCTGGCCATGCTGTTCGGCCAGAAGTCAGGTCTGCCGGTCTACTACCACCGCACTCCGGGTAATATCAACGACGTCTCGACATTGCATAACCTGGTCGAGACCTTCAAGGCGCTGGAAGTCGGCAGGATGCATTATGTGATGGATAAAGGCTTCTACAGCAGGAAGAACGTCGATGACCTGGTGGCCCATCGTGACCACTTTACCCTTTCGGTGCCGCTGAACAACCGGTGGGTACAACAGGCTATCGACGAGATCCATGACACCATCCACGGGCCTGAAGGGTACCGGAAGCTTGACGATGAAATCCTGTACGTGAACTCGCGGCTTTATCCTTGGGGAACCCGCCGGTGCTACCTGCACCTGTACTACAACGCCGGCAACCGAGCCCGGGCGATCGACAGCTTCAACGAGTCGCTATTGGAGTACCGGGAAGAGCTTGAATCCGGCCATCTGCTTGCAGCCCATCAGAAGGCCTATGACGAGTTCTTCATCGTCAAGACAACGCCGAAACGCGGGACGAAGGTCTCGTACAACACTGAGGCGATTACGCGTCACATCAGCCGGTATGCTGGATTCCAGGCGCTACTCTCCAGCGGCATCAAAGATCCGGTCGAGGCTCTTCGGGTCTATCGTGACAAAGATTCGGTTGAGAAGTGTTTCGACGACCTGAAGAACAGCCTTGACATGAAGCGGTTGAGGATGCATTCCTCGGCAACAGTCGATGGGCGCTTGTTCGTCCAGTTTATCGCCCTGATCCTTATGAGCGCCCTGCGTAAGCAGATGCGGGAATCAGGATTGATTGAACACTACACGGTCAGGGAGCTGCTCATGGAAATGGATACCCTGACCAGGATCAACTACTCCGGCAAGTACGGCCACATCCTGACCGAACTGACCAAGCCGCAACGACAGATACTCAAGGCACTCGACATTCCGATACATGACCTGAGCGAGGCATAG
- a CDS encoding HNH endonuclease, with amino-acid sequence MSLLSSKVLVLNSSYEPLRICDAQKAVLLLFGGKAVPVAHHPEKAICTVSCCFPLPSIIRLNVFVRVPFKKIMLNKKNILRRDAFRCQYCGRTDLPLTVDHILPRSRGGEESWENLITACLRCNTKKGNRTPSEAGMATRSKPARPNHIIFMQQLTASVSDEWKPYLFMS; translated from the coding sequence ATGTCCTTGCTCAGTTCAAAAGTTCTGGTTCTGAACAGCAGTTACGAGCCATTACGTATATGCGACGCCCAGAAAGCCGTTCTGTTGCTCTTCGGCGGTAAGGCAGTGCCGGTCGCGCACCACCCGGAGAAAGCGATCTGTACGGTTTCCTGCTGTTTTCCCCTTCCGAGCATTATCCGCCTGAATGTATTTGTCAGGGTACCCTTCAAGAAAATCATGCTGAACAAAAAAAACATTCTCAGAAGGGATGCGTTCCGCTGTCAGTATTGCGGAAGAACTGATCTGCCGCTGACTGTCGATCATATACTGCCCAGATCCAGAGGTGGTGAAGAATCATGGGAAAACCTGATTACGGCCTGCCTCCGCTGTAACACAAAAAAAGGGAACAGAACACCCTCGGAAGCAGGCATGGCAACTCGCTCTAAGCCGGCACGACCCAACCATATTATCTTCATGCAGCAGTTGACAGCTTCCGTATCGGACGAGTGGAAGCCCTATCTGTTCATGAGCTGA
- the gcvPB gene encoding aminomethyl-transferring glycine dehydrogenase subunit GcvPB: MIEKLIFDLSREGRKGYSLSGNDIPELSIETVLPAKFLRTEPADLPEVPESEVVRHFIRLSNMNYHVDKNMYPLGSCTMKYNPKVNDAACDLAGFSELHPLQPEKTVQGALQMMYELSGMLAEIAGMSAVTLQPAAGAHGELTGILLIKKYHEARGSKRSKLLVVDSAHGTNPASAAIAGYEIISVSSNADGRTDLGDLKAKLDGEVAALMLTNPNTIGLFEKDILTIAQMVHENGSLLYMDGANMNALLGITRPGDMGFDVVHYNLHKSFSAPHGGGGPGSGPVGVCEKLIPYLPVPVIERIETPEGSSFRLNTDHPESIGRMMNFYGNFSVLIRAYTYIRMLGATGLRRVSENAIINANYLLSRLDSRYDLPYPKPVLHEFCLSGDRQKKAHGVKTLDIAKRLLDYGYHAPTIYFPLIVSEALMIEPTETETRETLDLFAEALLCIADEAENSPDLLRSAPVNTPVKRLDEAQASRQLNICCQG, encoded by the coding sequence ATGATAGAAAAACTGATTTTCGATTTATCCAGAGAAGGCCGTAAAGGATACAGCCTCTCCGGTAACGACATACCGGAACTCTCCATTGAAACTGTTCTTCCGGCTAAATTTCTGAGAACCGAACCGGCAGATCTTCCCGAAGTTCCGGAAAGTGAAGTTGTCAGGCATTTTATCAGGCTATCCAACATGAATTACCATGTTGACAAAAACATGTACCCTCTGGGCAGTTGCACCATGAAGTACAATCCGAAAGTCAATGATGCCGCCTGCGATCTGGCCGGTTTCAGCGAACTGCACCCTCTTCAGCCGGAAAAAACGGTTCAGGGCGCCCTGCAGATGATGTATGAACTCAGCGGCATGCTTGCAGAAATCGCCGGCATGTCCGCAGTTACCCTGCAGCCTGCTGCAGGCGCTCACGGAGAGTTGACAGGAATTCTGCTTATCAAAAAATATCACGAGGCAAGAGGATCGAAACGCAGTAAACTGCTGGTCGTAGATTCGGCTCACGGCACAAACCCCGCTTCTGCGGCAATCGCCGGCTATGAGATTATTTCCGTATCGAGCAACGCCGACGGACGTACCGATCTTGGCGATCTGAAGGCGAAACTTGACGGCGAGGTTGCTGCGCTCATGCTCACAAACCCCAATACAATCGGCCTTTTTGAAAAAGATATCCTGACCATAGCACAGATGGTGCATGAAAACGGCAGTCTGCTTTATATGGATGGCGCGAACATGAATGCCCTGCTCGGCATCACACGGCCTGGGGATATGGGATTCGATGTCGTACACTACAACCTCCATAAATCTTTTTCAGCCCCTCACGGCGGAGGCGGACCGGGAAGCGGTCCGGTAGGTGTCTGCGAAAAACTCATCCCTTATCTGCCCGTCCCGGTTATCGAACGGATCGAAACCCCCGAAGGAAGCTCCTTCCGTCTGAATACGGACCATCCGGAAAGCATTGGAAGAATGATGAATTTCTATGGGAACTTCTCGGTACTCATCCGGGCCTATACCTATATCCGCATGCTTGGAGCCACAGGATTGAGAAGAGTTTCAGAGAATGCCATTATCAATGCCAACTACCTGCTCTCCCGTCTCGACAGCCGTTATGATCTGCCGTACCCGAAACCGGTTCTGCATGAGTTCTGTCTTTCCGGAGACAGGCAGAAAAAAGCACATGGAGTAAAAACACTCGATATTGCCAAGCGACTGCTCGACTACGGTTACCATGCTCCGACCATCTACTTCCCGCTCATTGTCAGTGAAGCATTGATGATCGAACCGACGGAAACCGAGACTCGCGAAACCCTTGATCTCTTTGCTGAAGCCCTGCTCTGTATAGCCGACGAAGCTGAAAATTCACCGGATCTGTTACGTTCAGCCCCGGTGAACACTCCGGTCAAAAGACTCGATGAAGCACAGGCCTCACGACAGCTGAATATCTGCTGTCAGGGTTGA
- the rnc gene encoding ribonuclease III, producing MEQFWQKLTAFAFHRSQQFDKGEHAPRDGSDVTLPEPLQTFVAVVTGSAGNEPALYLTALTHRSVTHDASVPGTESNQRLEFLGDAVLDMVISEYLYRSFPNSAEGDLSSNRAKIVNRKSLAGFAQTMGLGNYLIIGESADCNKIRTSESALADAFESLTGAIYLDKGLDAVRAFVMKQVIEHVDFKTIVASEHNYKSRLIEYTQSHHIPPPVYTVIAQDGAEHEKVFTIEVSCAGCSCGRGSAPRKKDAEQLAAKEAVEMLLHAEQSALPEP from the coding sequence ATGGAGCAGTTCTGGCAAAAACTGACAGCTTTTGCTTTTCATCGCTCTCAGCAGTTTGACAAGGGTGAGCATGCACCCCGAGACGGCTCGGATGTAACGCTGCCGGAACCTCTGCAGACATTTGTAGCGGTTGTAACGGGCTCTGCCGGAAATGAGCCTGCTCTGTATCTGACTGCCCTGACCCATCGTTCCGTCACACACGACGCCTCGGTTCCGGGAACCGAATCCAATCAGCGTCTCGAATTTCTTGGAGACGCAGTTCTCGATATGGTCATATCGGAATATCTCTACCGCTCATTCCCAAACAGCGCAGAAGGCGACCTGTCGAGCAACAGGGCAAAAATCGTCAACAGAAAATCTCTTGCCGGTTTTGCGCAAACCATGGGACTGGGCAACTATCTCATTATCGGAGAATCAGCAGACTGCAACAAAATCAGAACCAGTGAATCGGCTCTTGCCGATGCGTTCGAATCCCTCACCGGCGCGATTTATCTCGACAAGGGACTTGATGCCGTACGTGCCTTCGTCATGAAACAGGTCATCGAACATGTTGATTTCAAAACCATCGTTGCATCCGAACACAACTATAAAAGCCGACTGATCGAATACACCCAGTCACATCACATCCCTCCTCCGGTTTATACGGTCATTGCCCAGGATGGCGCTGAACATGAAAAGGTTTTCACCATCGAAGTCTCCTGTGCCGGCTGCAGCTGCGGCAGGGGATCCGCTCCGAGAAAAAAAGATGCCGAACAGCTTGCCGCGAAAGAAGCTGTCGAGATGCTCCTGCATGCGGAACAGAGCGCATTGCCGGAACCATAA
- the fabF gene encoding beta-ketoacyl-ACP synthase II, which produces MGQDRKRVVVTGIGILSPIGLGKDEFWTSLVQGRSGAAPITYFDTTDFATTFACELKNFSAFDYIDRKSADRMDPYCQYAVIAAEQALKDSGLDLQAIDPLRIGVVHGSGIGGMTTYDQQFRTYLERGPRRISPFFIPMLIPDIAAGQISMKFGLMGPNHATASACATSLHAIIDAWMILQLGMADYMVCGGSEAPITPMSIGGFNSSRALSTANDRPEKASRPYDRDRDGFVMGEGAGTLILETLESAKARGAKIYGEIAGVGATADAYHLTAPHPEGAGAVNAMKAALSIANITPEHIGYINTHGTSTPLGDIAEITAIKKVFGEHAEKLSISSSKSMTGHLLGAAGAVESIVCLLAMQNSTVPPTINNDNLDPQIDLDITPNEPKPRAIEYALNNGFGFGGHNATLIFKNGSTLS; this is translated from the coding sequence ATGGGTCAGGATCGCAAAAGAGTAGTCGTCACGGGAATCGGGATTTTATCCCCCATAGGTCTTGGCAAAGATGAGTTCTGGACCAGCCTGGTACAGGGCAGAAGCGGTGCCGCGCCTATAACCTATTTCGATACAACCGATTTTGCAACAACCTTTGCATGCGAGCTGAAAAATTTTTCTGCTTTCGATTATATCGACAGAAAATCAGCTGATCGCATGGATCCATACTGCCAATATGCTGTAATTGCTGCAGAACAGGCCCTGAAAGATTCAGGGCTTGACCTGCAGGCAATCGATCCGCTCAGGATCGGCGTAGTGCACGGCTCGGGCATAGGAGGCATGACCACCTACGATCAGCAGTTCCGCACGTATCTGGAACGTGGTCCGAGAAGGATCAGTCCGTTTTTCATTCCCATGCTCATCCCTGACATAGCTGCAGGACAGATTTCCATGAAATTTGGCCTTATGGGCCCGAATCATGCAACGGCATCCGCCTGTGCGACATCCCTGCATGCGATTATCGATGCATGGATGATTCTGCAGCTCGGTATGGCCGACTACATGGTGTGCGGAGGCTCGGAAGCTCCCATAACGCCAATGAGCATCGGCGGGTTCAATTCCTCTCGAGCCCTTTCAACAGCAAACGACAGACCGGAAAAGGCATCTCGCCCCTACGACAGAGATCGAGACGGCTTTGTCATGGGAGAAGGCGCCGGAACGCTGATTCTTGAAACCCTTGAATCGGCAAAAGCCCGTGGCGCTAAAATCTATGGAGAAATCGCCGGCGTAGGCGCAACCGCCGACGCCTACCATCTCACGGCACCTCACCCGGAAGGAGCCGGCGCGGTCAATGCCATGAAAGCCGCATTATCCATTGCCAATATCACTCCGGAGCATATCGGCTACATCAACACTCACGGCACATCGACGCCTCTCGGCGACATCGCAGAGATCACGGCAATCAAGAAAGTATTCGGTGAACATGCGGAAAAACTGAGTATCAGTTCCTCAAAATCCATGACAGGCCATCTGCTTGGAGCCGCCGGCGCTGTTGAATCGATCGTCTGCCTGCTGGCCATGCAGAACTCGACGGTTCCTCCGACCATCAATAATGACAATCTTGATCCCCAGATCGATCTCGATATAACGCCAAACGAACCAAAACCGCGTGCGATCGAGTACGCCCTGAACAATGGATTCGGCTTTGGAGGTCATAATGCAACCCTGATTTTCAAGAACGGATCTACACTCTCTTAA
- the acpP gene encoding acyl carrier protein, whose translation MSEAEIKDKVYDIIVSKMGVNKDQIKPESKFSDDLGADSLDTVELIMELENEFGVQIPDEDAEKISTVQQAIDYIVKK comes from the coding sequence ATGAGTGAAGCTGAAATCAAAGATAAGGTATACGATATTATTGTCAGCAAAATGGGAGTCAACAAAGACCAGATCAAGCCGGAATCGAAATTTTCCGATGACCTCGGTGCAGACTCTCTCGATACCGTCGAGCTGATCATGGAACTTGAAAACGAGTTCGGAGTTCAGATTCCTGACGAAGACGCAGAAAAGATCAGTACTGTCCAGCAGGCTATCGATTACATCGTAAAAAAGTAA
- the fabG gene encoding 3-oxoacyl-[acyl-carrier-protein] reductase encodes MFEGKIAVVTGAARGIGQAIAFDLAAKGAGVVVCDIKEEWLEETAEGIRKLGREVWCRELDVTNTEAVQNVFSEIAEATGRIDILVNNAGITRDGLLMRMSEEDWDAVLTVNLKGTFACTKAVTRTMMKQRSGAIVNIASVIGLMGNAGQANYAASKGGVISFTKSVAKEFASRNIRVNAVAPGFIASKMTDALSDEVRNKMLDVIPLSRFGQPEDVARVVSFLAGDDAAYITGEVINISGGMVM; translated from the coding sequence ATGTTTGAAGGAAAAATCGCAGTGGTAACCGGTGCCGCAAGAGGGATCGGACAGGCAATAGCCTTTGATCTTGCAGCAAAAGGAGCGGGAGTGGTCGTTTGCGACATCAAGGAAGAATGGCTTGAAGAAACCGCAGAGGGAATCAGAAAACTTGGCCGTGAGGTCTGGTGCAGGGAACTCGACGTCACGAATACTGAAGCCGTACAAAACGTTTTTTCCGAGATTGCTGAAGCGACAGGAAGAATCGATATTCTTGTCAACAACGCGGGCATTACCCGTGACGGGCTGCTGATGAGAATGAGTGAAGAGGACTGGGACGCCGTTCTCACGGTAAACCTGAAAGGGACCTTCGCCTGCACGAAAGCAGTTACCAGAACCATGATGAAGCAGCGATCGGGCGCCATTGTCAATATTGCTTCGGTCATCGGACTCATGGGCAATGCCGGACAGGCAAACTATGCCGCATCGAAGGGTGGTGTTATCTCTTTCACCAAATCGGTTGCCAAAGAGTTCGCCTCACGCAATATCCGTGTCAACGCTGTCGCTCCCGGGTTCATTGCCTCGAAAATGACCGATGCGCTCTCCGATGAGGTTCGAAATAAAATGCTCGATGTCATCCCGCTTTCGCGTTTCGGTCAGCCGGAGGATGTAGCAAGAGTTGTATCGTTCCTTGCCGGCGACGATGCCGCCTACATTACGGGCGAAGTGATCAACATCAGCGGCGGCATGGTCATGTAA
- the fabD gene encoding ACP S-malonyltransferase produces MKAFVFPGQGSQYCGMGRDIFDSFPAAHEMMRKADEILGFSITDIMFSGSEDDLRQTRYTQPAVFLHSIAAASLLGNEGVAMTAGHSLGEYSALCFAGAISFGDAIHIVAKRGELMQHAGSQNPGTMAALIGMQDSAVANLLAEAASEGVVQAANFNSPGQVVISGEVGAIKKALELAPSHGARMAKELVVSGAFHSPLMKPAEQELAAALELVEIRDARIPVCMNAVAEPVTAAAEIRKNLIMQLTSPVLWTQSIEAMIQNGITDFVEIGPQKVLQGLIRRIDKSVRISGIDTAEDIRQIM; encoded by the coding sequence ATGAAAGCATTTGTTTTTCCGGGACAGGGCTCCCAGTATTGCGGAATGGGCCGTGATATATTCGACTCTTTCCCTGCCGCACATGAGATGATGCGGAAAGCCGATGAAATTCTTGGCTTTTCAATTACCGACATCATGTTTTCCGGCAGCGAAGATGACCTCCGCCAGACCAGGTATACCCAGCCGGCAGTATTTCTGCACAGCATTGCAGCTGCGTCGTTGCTCGGAAATGAAGGGGTTGCCATGACGGCGGGACACAGTCTTGGTGAATACAGCGCGCTCTGCTTTGCCGGCGCCATCAGCTTCGGCGATGCCATCCATATCGTTGCAAAAAGAGGAGAGCTGATGCAGCATGCCGGCAGTCAGAATCCGGGAACGATGGCAGCGCTGATCGGTATGCAGGACAGCGCTGTAGCGAACCTGCTGGCAGAAGCAGCTTCGGAAGGCGTCGTTCAGGCTGCGAACTTCAATTCTCCGGGTCAGGTAGTTATTTCCGGCGAAGTCGGTGCAATAAAAAAAGCCTTAGAGCTGGCTCCATCGCATGGGGCGAGAATGGCAAAGGAGCTCGTTGTGTCGGGAGCCTTTCACTCACCGCTTATGAAACCGGCGGAACAGGAACTTGCTGCAGCGCTGGAACTCGTTGAAATCAGGGATGCACGAATACCGGTCTGCATGAATGCAGTTGCCGAACCTGTTACTGCTGCTGCCGAAATACGAAAAAATCTGATCATGCAGCTTACAAGCCCGGTACTCTGGACACAGTCAATTGAGGCAATGATACAAAACGGCATAACGGATTTCGTCGAAATCGGCCCACAGAAGGTTCTTCAGGGACTGATCAGGAGAATTGACAAATCAGTCAGGATCAGCGGTATCGACACTGCGGAAGATATCCGGCAGATTATGTGA
- a CDS encoding beta-ketoacyl-ACP synthase III encodes MKAAITATAKYLPDGVMSNHDLELMLETNDEWIRSRTGISERRIMKDPDKATSFMCGEVAKQLLAKRGITAEEVELIIIATMTPDMLFPSTACFVQSIIGATKAWAFDLNAACSGFIFALNTAAQFIESGAHKNVMVIGGDKMSSIVDYTDRSTSILFGDGAAGVLLEPARDGYGILDARLYSDGTNGKDHLLMTGGGSLHPATHETVEKRMHYIYQDGKQVFKSAVTAMADTAAEIMHRNNLDADSISWLVPHQANQRIINATAERMGLSGEKVISNIAHYGNTTAGTIPICLAELDETHKLETGSNLVLVSFGAGYTWGGMYIKWQ; translated from the coding sequence ATGAAAGCTGCAATAACGGCGACAGCCAAATATTTACCAGACGGAGTCATGAGTAATCATGACCTCGAACTGATGCTTGAAACCAACGATGAATGGATTCGTTCGAGAACCGGTATCAGTGAGCGGCGTATCATGAAAGACCCGGACAAGGCGACATCGTTCATGTGCGGCGAGGTAGCAAAGCAGCTCCTTGCGAAACGAGGCATCACTGCCGAAGAGGTCGAACTTATTATTATAGCTACCATGACGCCTGACATGCTGTTTCCATCGACAGCATGCTTTGTGCAAAGCATAATCGGAGCGACAAAGGCATGGGCTTTCGACCTTAATGCAGCATGTTCCGGATTTATTTTTGCACTCAATACCGCAGCGCAGTTTATTGAATCGGGAGCTCATAAAAACGTTATGGTGATCGGAGGAGATAAAATGTCTTCGATCGTCGATTATACCGACCGCTCCACCTCCATACTCTTCGGTGACGGAGCTGCCGGAGTTCTTCTTGAACCGGCCAGAGATGGATATGGTATTCTCGATGCTCGCCTCTATTCCGACGGAACAAACGGCAAAGATCATCTGCTGATGACCGGTGGGGGCAGCCTGCATCCCGCAACGCATGAAACCGTCGAAAAACGGATGCACTACATCTATCAGGACGGAAAACAGGTATTCAAGTCAGCCGTAACGGCAATGGCCGATACGGCCGCGGAAATCATGCATCGAAACAATCTCGATGCCGACAGCATATCCTGGCTGGTTCCGCATCAGGCGAATCAGCGCATCATCAATGCGACTGCAGAACGAATGGGCCTGAGCGGAGAAAAAGTCATATCGAACATAGCCCATTACGGAAATACAACTGCAGGGACCATCCCTATCTGTCTTGCCGAACTTGATGAAACACATAAGCTGGAAACCGGTTCCAATCTGGTACTGGTGAGCTTCGGCGCCGGATACACCTGGGGCGGAATGTATATCAAATGGCAGTAA